In Desulfosudis oleivorans Hxd3, the DNA window ATCTCTGGGTCAAACGGCGGGCTTCCTTGTGCGGCGTACGACAGTAGGCCTTCAGTCAGCCCTTGTTCCCCTTGATCTTGCGAAAAAGTTCTCATTTCTGGATTGGAAACCTTTGTCGTGTCCCCATAATCACTGGATGGACACTCGTTAATTTGTTCGGTGAAGCGATAATCTATGCCGATACTCCAAACTGTCACAAATAATTTGACACTGACTCCAAATTATCACAACCGATCGTTCCGGCATCACCATTCTTCCGTGACGGGTGTTTTGTCAATTGTTCTGGGATGGCCAGATCATCTGACCCGGTCCGGCTCCATAGCCTTTCAATAAACGATTTCAATTTTCCCCTTGTCCATCTGAATGCCGTATCGGGTGTCAGGCCGCCTGCCTTTGGAGGCGATTTCCAGCTCTTTTAAGGCGTATGGCCCGAATCTGTTCTGCAGGACGGCTTTGATTTTTGATTTAAGCGAGTTGAAGCGCTCGGCGTCAAGGTTCATGATGCCGGTCTTGCTCATCTCTTCGACAGGGCGGGTGCCGCAAAGACGTTTGTAAATATCCGCAATAACCAAACCCTGGTTCAGAATTGCGGGTAAATCCAGGAAACACTCATGGCAGTCGCCGCAGGTGATCGAATTTTTGCGGCAGTCTTTTTTGCGCATGGCGAAAAAGGCATAGAGGGCCATCTGGGCCGGCGTCAGGTCCAGCTCCATCCTTTTATATATGATTTTTTTGTCCACAAGGTTGACCGTCAGCCGGGGCGTTTCTTCCCGGATCAGGGAAAGCAGAAGCGCGCCCGGTGGTTTGGACGCCTTGAGAACATCTTTTGACAGCGAGTCCCGAATAGAAACAAATGGAACCGATATAAGATTGATCTCGGCGTACCGGGTGTCCTTGTAATACGCTTGTCCGTTTTTGGCCTTGAGGGCGATGGTTTTCGATTCCTTCGGGGGATAGAAGAATTCCCGGCTGCTTTCAAAGTCGGGGGACACCAGCACATGATAAAGCCTGTCCTGGGGCCGGCCGTAAAACTGGGCCGCCAGGGTGAGGCAGGCGCTCATGGTCTTGCGGCCCCCGGCAATGGAAAAGAAAACCGCCGTGTCCGGGTCCTTTGTAAGCTCAAAGGCCATGCCCAGGCACAGGGCCAGAAGCCGTTCGTTGTCGGCTTCGGTGAGAATGTCCGGGCGCTCCACGCCGTGGGTATCGGCGACGACGTGAACATGGGTATGGTCAAAGGCGATGGTTTCCGGATTGATGCCGTACTCGTTCAGGTAGCGATGATAGCGGCCGTCTTCACCGGCCAGAAGATCGGAGAAAATTCTGTCTTTGCCCTCCCGGGTGGTGATGACATGAATGGCGTGGACCTCCCGTCCGCTCTGGTGAAGGACGTAGAGGGTCTCTGTGATCACCTGGGGGCTTAAGCCCGTTACCGCCAGAATAATGTTTTTCATGGTTTTCTGTTTTCCGGAAGCCATTTTCGGTCGGCGGCCTTTTCCGGTCAATTTTGGAAACGTTGCCATGTCTCTCTGTTCTATACCGTGGTTGCCTTTATTCTTCCCAGCCCGAAGGTGGTCTGCTTGCCCACATGGGTTTTTTCACAGAACCGGACCAGGGGCAGAAATTCATCGAGTTCGCCTTCATAAACAACAGAACCGGTGATGCCGCCCATGAGCATTTCGTTGTCCTGGCGGAAAGAGTATCGCCGCCAGTCAAACCATTGCAGGTTGTTTTCAACGATTTTTACGTCCATGGCCCGTTTTACCATGCCCTTGTAGTCCAGGGGCGGCTCCCCTTGTCCGTAATGGGTCATGAGGGAAGATACCCGGCGCAG includes these proteins:
- the csm6 gene encoding CRISPR-associated ring nuclease Csm6 codes for the protein MKNIILAVTGLSPQVITETLYVLHQSGREVHAIHVITTREGKDRIFSDLLAGEDGRYHRYLNEYGINPETIAFDHTHVHVVADTHGVERPDILTEADNERLLALCLGMAFELTKDPDTAVFFSIAGGRKTMSACLTLAAQFYGRPQDRLYHVLVSPDFESSREFFYPPKESKTIALKAKNGQAYYKDTRYAEINLISVPFVSIRDSLSKDVLKASKPPGALLLSLIREETPRLTVNLVDKKIIYKRMELDLTPAQMALYAFFAMRKKDCRKNSITCGDCHECFLDLPAILNQGLVIADIYKRLCGTRPVEEMSKTGIMNLDAERFNSLKSKIKAVLQNRFGPYALKELEIASKGRRPDTRYGIQMDKGKIEIVY